A segment of the Gossypium hirsutum isolate 1008001.06 chromosome D10, Gossypium_hirsutum_v2.1, whole genome shotgun sequence genome:
TAAAATATGGTAtattctttttctattctttctttgaggttttttagtaaaaaattttagtGAGGTAGCTTATAATAGAAGTTAAAATTATtgtataatcttttttttttaatctcaattcatcctatttaattatatttggaaTATGATATAGTTTCGAATGATAAATTGGATAGTtccaataaaatttcattcttgaataaaaaattttcagaagAGAGATTTCAAgaaaaagatttttttatatacaatacTTAAAACTATTCATGTTCCCTCTCTAATTCATAAATAGGAGTATAATGTGTTTCAATGCACTAGAACTCATGTCTTCCTGTATCGACAACAATATCCAGGCTAATTAAGCTAATATTAAATCGACtctttccttaattttttttaactcactGAGATattgtctaacaaaattttaattggaCATATTTTTGGTTTGATAGACATTCAAAAGAAAATGTAATAAATCAATTGATAATAATAGAGGGTTACAAAATTACACTCTTGTAATCTCAAAAGGATTTATAAGATTGtttaattaattgataaattatatatttgtaatttatgaTAATTGAAACTCGGATATATAGATTTATtgcataaaaaaaaattgtcctTAAATTTTTGTTTCTTATACTTTACTATAATTTGTTTTAGTTTTACAATAAATTAAGATATTTGTTTTGAACACCTATTTATTCGGGTGAAAGAATTGGAGAAAAATGCAAACTTTATAACTAAAGTGGAAGGAATCTAAATTCCATATGAAAACGTGGCGACACGCCATTGGTCATCAGCCATGAAACTCCCTTAAAGATTCAACCTCCAGCCAACACTCGATATTCCGTAGGAGATCTTACGACCGTATCAGAATCAAACTCTCGAAtttcctaaaatacccttatgcTTTCCACGTAATCAATCCACGACCCCCAATCTCCcttcaattttatccaaaaagCTCCTTCTTTCTAAAAACCGCGACCTCTCCAACgaaatttataatttaagaaTCAAATAATTTTTGTTCTTTCAATTTCAAGGCTCTTAGGGTTCTGATTCTCTTGGAGTGTTTAGGCGATTGGTTTTGAATGCGTCTTTTTTCTTCGTAATAATTTTTTTGGAGTTTTAGCGACTTTGGTTCCTGTGGAAGTGATGGCTACGACGGGAGAAGATGAGGTGGAGTACTATAGTGATCCAGAGGAGGTGAAGTGTTCGCTGACCATGCAGAGGAGAAAGGCTGCCAGTGATGATGAGGAAGGCGAAGGGGAAGTGGATAATAATAATGCAGTGAGGATGAATCCGAGGGCCGTGATTCATTCCGATGAATCCGACAGTCAGGGCGGTGCTGCAGATTACGATGACGAAGAAGAAGAATTGTACTCAGAAGAAGAGCAGGAAGAAGAAAATTATGATGGAGTGGAGGAAGAGGATGTTGATGAGGAGGAGATAGAAGAAGTAATGAGAAGAAGGGAAGTGCAAGGGAATGCTGAGAGAACTGGAGGAGCAGCAGTGATGGATAATGGGAATAGGAATAGGAATGTGGATGAGGGAGTGGAGATTAGTAATGGTAATAATCATGTGGGAGAGGAAGATGAAGACGAAAAGAAGGAGAATGAGCCATTTGTTGTGCCAACTGCTGGGGCGTTTTATATGCACGATGATAGATTTCGAGACAATGTTGGCGGTCGTCATAGGTATTCAGTTTTGTTTTTTTGCTTTCGTTGCTTTTCTGGGTGGTAATTGCTATGCTAATTTATAATGTTTGTTAACTGTTCGAGTAATTAATTAGCAATTTATAGAAAAGTATATGGTGCGTTTCTATAGGACTAATTATTTATGCCTATTTtagctttctttttttctttacatgTCATGGTTGAAACTGGAATGCTCACTTGTCACACCATGTACTTCTCCTTGAAGATAgtagaaatgatttttttttattacttttgagCGTGTTCATTTAGGCAACAAATGTGCTTATTAGATTTTTGACCCTATGATGCCCATGCTCTACATGCAGctgttttatgttttgttatcgtGAACCTTGAATCATTCCATGATCCTTCTGGTATAAGGAATTATAAGGTTGTAATGAACATGAGAGCTTAGCTTACTTGCTCATCTACACATTTATGACTTGATAAATTTAAGTACGTAATTTTAACAGTTGGGATTGGTATGAGCAGTGAAGACGTGAAATGTGATAATGATCTAGTTTAATGTTAAATGAGTAGACCTACATTCCAGatgctttcatattttattcaggagttttctttttcttttgtgccactttttattcattttaggaCCTTTTAAAGCTACCAGATTTGATCCAGGCATAAGCTAGTCGATCAGGACCTTTATTGTAAAATATTTGACTGGCCCAACATAAGAGCAAATGTAATCTGATAGGTCAAGAATGGAACAttggtatttgatgacattaTAAGTGCTTATGAGTTATGATTACTTATCCTCGACTTTGTTTGCTTATAAGAAGGGAAAAGTAAGTTATAATTCTAAACATGCTTTTCATCTATACTGTCAATACCGTGACAATCATACAAAATAGTAACAATGGTAGGCTTATTTTTGGCTCCAAATCTTTATTTATATCCATAGTTTCTAGTGCATTTATCATTGTTATATGGGTGTTTGCGTGTGTGTAAAGACTAGCTATGATATAGTATTGTGCTCTAATGGGTTCAATCCTCATtttgtattttggtttttctttacaATTCTTAGGTTCTCCTTTTTCTTCCATTCAAGTTATTATAAATGTCTTGAGTTGTGTAATCagatttgtatgttttaggcaaATGCGTGGTGGAAGAAAATTGTGGGAATCCAAGGATGATAGGAAATGGGGACATGACAAGTTTGAGGAGATGACTTTGCAAGGAAAGCATTATAAAGAGGTAATGGTTTCATACATATTCAACTTGCATGATTAGAGCTTCTTATTTTTTTGGTTGCTTGAACAGTATTTCTTTTCTTAATCTCATTTGATATTTTTTCCCTATATTGATATGTTTTTTCTTCTGCATTCAGGGAAGAAGATCTTCTAGAGGTAGATATCGTGCTCGTAGTAAGAATGCGGTTCAAGATCATGGTTATTCTACAGGAAGTAGGTCCAAAGCATTCGGGAAAAACTACAATCAGAACCAGGCTCCGAAGGCTGTGAGAGGAAGAGGACCTAAGAGATACGAGCCTACTATGAAAAATGGCTGTCAGGCATCTCCAGTGCTGAACAAACCGTGAGCATTACTATGGCATTTGTTTTCTTTCGTTTTCCATATCTTCCTGCTAAAACTAAGTTTGCATGACATTGAATGATTTAAATAATTCAGTTCTTGGAAGCCTATTGAGAAAACTTCACAAGCCAATTCAAGTAGAGCTTCCACAACTGCAACAAATGCAGACACTGTATCAATTCCTTCTAAGAAACATATTTTTGCATCAAGTTTGAGTTCTGCGTCCCCACCCTTTTATCCATCAGGGTCTTCCAAGAAAGACATTTCTTTGACTCAGAGGAAGGATGCTCAAGCTGGAAGTGTCAGCAGGGATCTTCGCCCCTCTGTTACAGATGAGAAATTTTCTCTATTTCAATCCAATTCATTACGTGGGAAAAATGTACTTGATCCTCTAGGCATGGCAAAGCTTTACATAGATGATTCCACCACATCGGCTTCTGTGAAGCCTCTGGCCAACATGCAAATGCTGCCTACTGGATCTTCATTGGGTAATACTAGTCAACCCTCTCAATCCAGGGTACAGGGTAGAGTCATAGCTAACCCAGGACCCAAGGCTTATCAGCCAGCTCCACATCATAACCAAGTCAACAGAGTTTCTCCACCAGTGCAGGTCAATGCTGTTCAGAGAATTCCTGCTCAAGGCAGGGCTCACTCTTCTGTACAAGCAGCTACTCAGCAGTTAGGCCAGCATCCTAGTATTGGGTCTCAAGCTGCCTCTCCACCAAAGACAGCTATGTCAGTCAGTTCCTATGAATCTGGAGAGGTTGAATCTTCAGAAACAAGTAAACCTGAGGGTGCATTGGTGAACAAGGGAAAAAGCAATCTTCAAGGAGCTGGAAGGGGCTCTTATCTGTATGGTGGAGCTCAGATTATTGGAGCTACAGGGAATATGTCTATCAGCCATGGTGATCAAAACTTTCCTGCCTTTTTGCCTGGTAAagcttttcatttgtttttaaccTTCAATTTTTTCTGGATAACATATCTACCATAGaaggtaaaatttgtaatggAGAAAATTGCCTTACCTGGAAAAGTGCATACTAATTCCCGGGCACCAAATCCCAATTTTCTGAAATTTCTATGGATTACATTAAATGTTTTAGTAAATATAAGAGGTAGTTTTCATCTGAACATTTTTTTAGTTGCCTTTTGTCTAAGATCAGATGGATATATAATTCCTTGAACACAGTTTGTTTTGATTAGGGATATGCTTTTTTCTGGGGTGGTTGGAGGTTGGAGTTTGTTTGAGTTCATTTGTATTTGGAATTGATACTATGTGGTGTTTGGGAATAGCTTTTATCTACATAGTTGCTTAGGATCACTTCTATTATTCTATGGGCCGTTCTCTGCTTTCTTAATTCCTGGTAAAACTTTTTTGAcctcaattttttcatttttttttcctcCTGAATGGTTGGCATGCAGTAATGCAATTTGGGGGCCAGCACTCTGGTGGCCTTAGTGTTCCTGCTGTTGGCATGGCATTTCCAGGATATGTTGCCCAGCCACAACTTGGAACAAGAAATTCAGAAATGACATGGTACAGTAAATCTTTTTCTGTAGGAAAGTTACTTGTGTGGATTACATCTGGTGTCCTTGGAGAATGAGGGTGATGTCTTAGTCAGCTCTTGAACTGGCCAATTgattttgttatggaggaagttaCATCCccataataaaacataacttgGAATTATCAATCAGTGTATCAGACTCCCCATAGCTACCAGATAAGCCTTTTGTGGCTACTCTCCAATTTCCTGCACTTTTTGGCAGTAGTGAAAGGCAAATGCGGGAATGACACTGAGCATGGACATTTTTTGACGATCAATGCAATTCTAAATCTCTCTTGATAGCTTATTcacttttttgttattttaatttattcatctgTTTAAGCTAAATGCagtgtttattttcattttctcgtTTAGGCTACCTGTACTCACTGGTGCTGCTGGGGCATTAGGGCCAACATATTGTCCACCTTATATTGCAGTCGGTGGGGCTTATAATGCTCGTCCATCAGGGCAGACATCTTCAATGGGATCCTCAAGGTTAATATCACGGTTTTGGTTTCGGCAACCTGCTTGATTCAAATAGCCTTTGTTGTCTTTGTTTCCTTCTACTTGCCAGAGtgggaaagaaaatatgaacttTGTCATTAGTCTTAGAAACTTGTAGCATTCAAAATTTGCCTTTTTGTTATCAGTCTTCAATAATAGCATCTTGTTGGAAAGCCCTTGCAAGATAACCCCTGAAGTCAGGATTTAGACATGTTTAAGTTCAGTTGAATGTGTTTTTTAGCTATGTGCAGGGTTTTGTTTATTCAGTCTACCTATATCTTCATCTTTATAGAAACCTCATCAATCCTTTTGGTGTGAAATGCTGGGTCATTTGGAGGATGATAATATTGTTAGTTTACATGGAACTATTGGCATTTTACAGAGGTTAAGTTCAAAACAGATAATAATTGCTCAAAGATGTTTTAAAGGAAGCTTTAGTGGTTATTTTATCTTTGTAATGGTCACTGATGTTTCCTTTCATATTGCAATGTTTCTATTGGTAGATTGTTTGATGATAAAAAGTCTTGCTCCCTGGTAGATGGATGTTTATATAATTGACGTTAAGGGCTATATCTCAGACTTTTTTCGTTTCTATATACTTGGGGTGTCCTGTGTTTATGTGAGGGAGAGTGAGGCAAAATAACTAATGAAATCTAAGATGACTGACAGTGTAACTGGTTATGTTTTTTCTATTTACAAAGTATCACATGTAGTTTTTGTTACTTGCTGATcgtttttcaataaatttaaatttcctttttcagCAAAGAAAACATTTCTAAAAAACCAAATAATGAATGGAAGCCTTCTCAAAGACCAGGTAAGGGAAGTTCTGAACATAGACCTGTCTGGTTTCTTATGTTTTGGTTGTTAAACAAGTTGACTCCTATGCAGAGCTTGTGAGTGATGAACTTGGCCAACGACAAAATAACCCTACTAAGCAGCCTCGCAGGCAAGTTGAAACTCTTAAGCTGTTTCTATGGACTGGGTCAACAAAATTCTCTTTGTTTCTATCATCTGCTATATGTaagtgaatttatttatttatccttcATTTCCATGCAGATATTCAGAGATGAGCTTTAGCAAGTGATTTACTTATTTAAAGATGGAGCCTGCCCCAGTAAACTGGTATAAGTAAAAGTTTTGCAAAGAAAGCTTTTTCTATCTTTGTGGATGTTTGAAATTTCTTATTTTGTGGATTACTTGGTGGTGCAGACCTTATTCTAGTCCCTTTCTGACGTCCAGCTTTTGACTTGCACAACTTTGGGCTGCAATTTATTCCTGGATATTGTAGGTAAATCATGGTTGACTAATGCTCTACTTgatcaaaaagaaaaatgaaaatcttTAGTAACAATGCAGTTTATATAGATCCCTTCATTCATTCATTCTAAACCTAAACCTCTCTCATTCTGGCAGAGTTGTGTATGACAAATGCCTCATCACGCTACATTCAGTTTTAAGAATATTATTGTGGCTTGACGGGTGGCATTCCTTTATTTAAATGTGCGGTATGTATATCAGAGAAACTAATCTTCTTTTTCTCTCAGTTACAGTGCAAGTTCCTAAAAatggtattattattattatttgttaacaGGTTTTATTCTTGTGGCTTGATTTTGCAATGAAGCATAAGAGAAATTTCAGCAGGCTTCTCCATAAAAAGTATGAAGAAATGATTGTGCagtgcagcagcagcagcagcagctgtTTGGATTGATGGTTATGGCGgttcttatttctctttggtgaGCCTACTTATGTGGTTTTAGTTTTTGAGagtagattatgaatgtttgagattttcatatttttatttgaagGTTGGCTGAGTATGAATGTGTATTTTGGTTTATATATAAACTCAAACCACATCTTAATATGGATTTCAGCATTACAGTATTTGGAGTATTATTTATGATGGCATTTGATAAGCAGGGGGTGTTGATTTTTAAATGAATGAATTGACTTTCTGAGTCGGACCGTTATAGATAGAAAGGTCTTGGAATTTGGTGAGGTAAGGTCTGCCCTTTCTCTTTCATTCCCAACGCAATTGATTCCTTCTCCGTTTTGACATTTGACAACGCCAGCCAGCCAGCCAGCTGCCAGCTGAAGCTGATGCTGCCTAAGCCGCTAGAAAATAAAatcttcttttcttatttttatttttaaattgaaagcCAAACTGTACCCAAATAATTTAGAATTGATTGAGTTGCAATTTGTCcactaataaaataaataaatgtaggTAACGAAATTTACTCATccagagtttggtttggtaaaccTTCGATAATCAAATCAAAGCAATTCCAAcccataattaaaaataaattaaatccaACCGACGCCTCTTAATAATGCAACTAAAAAACACACAATAAAACCCGAAATACCCGAAGCCAAATTGCCAAATTGTTTTGAGACCAGCAGCAAAGCAAACTCCAGCTATTACACGCCATCGCCCCCTGATAATTCTCCATCAGAACTTTTACACCGTCTGATTTACATAAACAGCATCAGTTCGCGTAATCTGACCATCCACAACACACATCTTGTCATATAtaatctataataataaatatataaaaacatgagTTTGAATAAACTGAGAATATTccttattattctttatattattaaattgatataatatattattaattaataaatttataaaattattaaatataattagataaattaaaattaataaaatttaattaattaattaattatgatttttatatataaatatgataatatttaataattaataaatatgttttataattaataaagaTTAAATGTGTGAGATTTAAGATTATATATAGAAaacattaatatattaataatttaatctataatgtataaatttatttattaataatgtttttattattaatataatagttattattatttaattagaccTTAGATCCTTATTAAATTCccttatttttttagattaactATCACTTAATTAgggttataattatatattgattAAAACTAATATTTACCACTACAAATATATGTATTCAGGGGTAAagtcagaaattttttttaaggggtgaaattaaattgtaatttctaaaagattaaatcaaaattttatcctttttagaggggtaaagtataattttacctttattaatttaaaattttaaaaattttaaatgacctTTTCTATTTTAAGGAGGTCCGACCCTACCAGCCTCCTAGATTTGTCCCTGTATATGTTAACAAAATATTTTCATTCGAAATAGCATCTAAAgaattactaaaaaaatatgattttttcgATCACAAAAAAATGCattaattttattcttatttatgatgtttagttattattatttgatgctagctagttttatttatattttggccaaataattttatcatttgattttaataaattttacataattttgaaggttatttataattaagttgtaaaatattacgtcaaagaaaatgaaatattaaagtaATGATTGTTTATAAGTATAATTTTAACTCATATTCGAATgaagttaatttatttaatattttattataatttattttttaattttttatttaaatattattttattctctcaattgttttttttaaaattaatgcgCTTTAATTATTGATTATGTCgattgttatttaattaataaatatattttttaaattataaaaaaataaacacatgtTACGCAAATTTTTTTCCTTCCTATACCCCCACCCTGCCATTCTTCCTAAGTCTTGTTTCAAACACCCTTTTCGCACGTGCCATCCATTTCAATTATAACATagggaataaaaaaaaaaacagaaaacaaaagtTTCAGACATTTCCGTCTCTCTCGTTCTTCTCAACATCTTTTTCCTTGATGTGAGCTTGGGTCAAGCAAGAACAGAGATTAAAAAAaccgaaaaaaaagaagaaattcgGATCTTTTAATGTAAGCTAAACTAGTTGGTTCTATTTTTATCTTTgtctttgtttttttgtttattgttaagaaatttcatatatattttgtgATCTGTTTTTACTGTTCTGAAGCTCCTGTAACTGTACAAGTTCGATTAGATGGTTCATTgaattttttctctctctttgatTTTCGAGTGCTAAGTTAGTAAGAAGCATAAAGATGTGCTTGGTTGTCGAGGAGATACCAGAAAATAGAACTGTGGAATGTAACGAATTTTGAAGAGATTGTTACTGTCTCTTTATGAACTGTTTGGTTGTTGAGAAAAAAAAGTATATGAtaagaggaaagaaaaaagatCTCCCCTTATTAAGATTAATTGAATGTGGATTTTCATGTTACGATATTCTGATTGGTTGCTAAGAAAGTGGTAGGGAATGAGTGCAAATAGAAAGTGATTGCTAAAAAAGAATGTGGTTGTCTGATCTAGCTTGACCTTTTGTTAAGTTGAGGTTTCTTTAGAATCTGagaatatttttgaaaatcttaactcggttctttatcattttaatttctgATAAAtgcaagaaagaaaaggaaattgaGATCTCCTTTGACAGATTTAATTTGCTCAAATGCGCTCAGGTTGTTGTTTTTTTAATCACGTTATTTGTTTCTTTCAAGTAAAATTCTTGAATATGCAAGACTTGGTAGCTTTTACTAGTTTATATTCTTTTCAtccttcactttttttttcatgccaaccatatatatatattcttcctTTCATGCATAAAATATGGTGCTGTAGTCCAAAGAATATCTAACCTGTATTTTCTTCATTCATGTATTTGGATTTTAGAAAGCTGTAGAAGGAGGTGCTACTAAGCAGTTTGGAGATAGAATGAACACAGACCTTTAGGCCTGTTTGTCTTTGGTGTTGGCTAACATGTGAAGAGTACTGAGTTAGCTTGTCAGCAATATATTATAGCCAGAAGCTAATGGAGGAACGTCTCAGCAAGGGACCATCATCATTAAGGCAAGGTAGCCTTAAGTCCAGTCTGTCAGGAAGATCAACTCCAAAGGGTTCTCCTACATATCGGAGATTGAATTCAAGCCGAACTCCAAGAAGAGAAGCTAGAAGTGGTGCTGGTGGCATTCAATGGTTTAGGAGCAACCGTGTAGTCTATTGGTTGCTTTTAATTACTCTTTGGGCTTACCTTGGATTTTATGTCCAATCCAGGTGGGCTCATGGACATAAGAAGGAGGAATTTTTAGGTTTCAATGGCGATCCAAGAGATAAGCTTGTGGATGCTGAACAGAACACACGACGAGATTTGCTTACTGATGACAGTTTGGTAGCTGTTAATAATATAACTAACAAAACTCAGGTCCATGTTGATAGAAAGATTGATGTGATTTTGGCCAAGAAGGGGAATGGCTTTACATCGAGGAAGAAAAGGAGTAAAAGAAGAAGGCGTAATTTGCCCAAGGTTCGTGATAAACTGAAGGCGAAAACAAACACTGAAAGTGGTGATGCAGAGGGTCAAGAACTGGAAATTCTGCAGAAAAATTCTACTTTTGGATTACTTGTGGGTCCATTTGGATCATTGGAGGACAGAGTTCTGGAGTGGAGTCCTGAAAAGCGGTCTGGAACATGTGATAGGAAGGGGGACTTTGCTCGTCTTGTTTGGTCTAGAAGATTAGTGTTGGTATTTCATGAACTCTCAATGACTGGGGCTCCAATTTCAATGATGGAGTTGGCAACAGAGCTTTTGAGCTGTGGAGCCACAGTATCTGCTGTAGTTCTTAGTAAGAAAGGAGGATTAATGTCCGAGCTTGCAAGGAGAAGGATCAAAGTGATTGAAGACAGAGCAGATCTTAGCTTCAAAACTGCCATGAAGGCAGACCTTGTGATTGCTGGATCTGCAGTTTGTGCATCATGGATTGGTGAGAAAATTTTTGGAGAAGTGATTGTATTTTTTAGATATTGCTAATGCTTATTTGAAGCTCAGCTATTACTTGACCCAAGTTGCAGCTGTTTCTTAACCACATGGTGTTTTAAATTTGTAGTACTAaggcatacacacacacacacacacacacgtgTATTTGTGAACTGTGTACTTATTATCTGCATAGTAAACTATGTGCATGCCTTCAATTAAGATGGTCCAGCATGTTCCTGTATTTAAATTATGCCTTTAAAAACTATAACCTTCACCTTACTACCTATGTTGATGGATTTCCATGGATTGCTCAAATTTGTTGATAGTGATTGGAGAGTAGACACTGCCTTGAGTCTAAATGAAAAAAGCTTCTCTAGTGAAGGAGTGGATTCAACAATTACATTACCGAAGCTGACCTCTCTTATGGTCTTACCCACACTTGCATTTTTAGTAATCCTGATTATTGTTATCTCAGTTTGCTGATCTGCATGTGGAAGTTAGGGTGCATCTGGTTTAAGATTTtgaaattattgtaaaaaattCTTAATCTATATTCAACATTGTTCCTCTTACATGCTGTTATTATTACCTGAAAACAATGTAAAAAGCTATTGAAAATGTTTTGTAGATGTGTCTACGTGTGTTCCCATTCTAGTTTGCTCTAAAATCCTTATTATAAAACTTGATTTTCAGTTTTTGGTCTACCTCCTGAAGTTATCTTTCATTATCATTTCCATTAAATCATAACTGTCCTAGTCACCCTAGAGTATTGATGCATAATTATCTGCTTAAATGTGATGGTTTCAGATCAATATATTGCACATTTCCCAGCTGGGGGAAGTCAAATTGCTTGGTGGATCATGGAAAATAGAAGAGAATACTTTGATCGGTCAAAGCTTGTTCTACACCGAGTGAAAATGCTGATTTTCTTATCTGAATTGCAGAGTAAACAGTGGCTTACCTGGTGTCaagaagaaaatattaagttgaGATCTCAGCCTGCTCTTGTTCCACTTGCTGTTAATGACGAGCTGGCTTTTGTAGCTGGCTTTCCTTGTTCTTTAAATACTCCTTCTGCTAGCTCAGTGAAGATGCTAGAGAAAAGGCAGTTGTTGCGGGATGCAGCAAGAAAAGAGATGGGTTTGACAGATAATGATATGCTTGTAATATCCCTGAGTAGCATAAATGCTGGAAAGGGCCAGCTCTTTCTTCTTGAATCAGCGGACCTCGCGATGAATGAAGATCCTTTGCAAACTGGTTCTGAAGTTAAGAAATCACTGGATATCCGGCAAGATCAGCCTAGCTTGTCTGTAAAGCATCATTTAAGAGGTTTACATCAAAAGTCTAGAAATCTTGATGTGTCTTCTACAAATTTGCGGTTATTTACCTCTGTGAATACCACAAATGCTGTCAGCATCAACGGCACTCACAGAAGGAAGATATATGATAGCAAAGTAGCACAGGAACAAGCACTTAAAATTCTTATTGGTTCTGTTGGATCAAAgagcaataagataccttatgtTAAAGAAATTCTAAGTTTTTTGTCTCAGCATGCAAAATTGTCAGAGTCTGTACTTTGGACTCCTGCAACTACACGTGTGGCCTCACTATATTCAGCAGCAGATGTTTATGTCATGAACTCCCAGGTAACTGATTGCTtatgttttagtttttaattGAATTGCTCTTATTTCTTCTACGTTGTATAGTAGATTTGAATTCtaatatttgttaactttgtaGGTTCCAGACAGAATTTTTTGCATATAAGCAGTcctttcatattattattatataactcTATCTTCCATGTAATTAATGTCTTTTCTAGTATTATTCCATATGAAttgtgcttatttcttgtttttcctTTTAATAGATTCATTTATTTGCCTTATCCTGAATCCTGATCAACACATTGCTAAAGCACTTAAGTTCCATAAACATTATTTTTGCTGTTGATGTATTGATGAATTTGTTGCTGAGTCGCTGATGAGAACAGCTAAGTGATTTCAATCGATTGGTTAACTCTTTAAAAAACAATATATTGCATACTGGCATGATTAAAACATCTAATTCTGGTTATTATGAATCTAAATTCGTATTCAAATTGCATTGAACTTAGCTGATActcatttcttaattttattattatttttgaattaaatggaAAATATGTTATGATATCTGGATTTTATTATAGGGACTAGGAGAAACATTTGGGAGAGTGACAGTTGAAGCAAT
Coding sequences within it:
- the LOC107913934 gene encoding protein MLN51 homolog isoform X1 — translated: MATTGEDEVEYYSDPEEVKCSLTMQRRKAASDDEEGEGEVDNNNAVRMNPRAVIHSDESDSQGGAADYDDEEEELYSEEEQEEENYDGVEEEDVDEEEIEEVMRRREVQGNAERTGGAAVMDNGNRNRNVDEGVEISNGNNHVGEEDEDEKKENEPFVVPTAGAFYMHDDRFRDNVGGRHRQMRGGRKLWESKDDRKWGHDKFEEMTLQGKHYKEGRRSSRGRYRARSKNAVQDHGYSTGSRSKAFGKNYNQNQAPKAVRGRGPKRYEPTMKNGCQASPVLNKPSWKPIEKTSQANSSRASTTATNADTVSIPSKKHIFASSLSSASPPFYPSGSSKKDISLTQRKDAQAGSVSRDLRPSVTDEKFSLFQSNSLRGKNVLDPLGMAKLYIDDSTTSASVKPLANMQMLPTGSSLGNTSQPSQSRVQGRVIANPGPKAYQPAPHHNQVNRVSPPVQVNAVQRIPAQGRAHSSVQAATQQLGQHPSIGSQAASPPKTAMSVSSYESGEVESSETSKPEGALVNKGKSNLQGAGRGSYLYGGAQIIGATGNMSISHGDQNFPAFLPVMQFGGQHSGGLSVPAVGMAFPGYVAQPQLGTRNSEMTWLPVLTGAAGALGPTYCPPYIAVGGAYNARPSGQTSSMGSSSKENISKKPNNEWKPSQRPELVSDELGQRQNNPTKQPRRYSEMSFSK
- the LOC107913934 gene encoding protein MLN51 homolog isoform X2, translating into MATTGEDEVEYYSDPEEVKCSLTMQRRKAASDDEEGEGEVDNNNAVRMNPRAVIHSDESDSQGGAADYDDEEEELYSEEEQEEENYDGVEEEDVDEEEIEEVMRRREVQGNAERTGGAAVMDNGNRNRNVDEGVEISNGNNHVGEEDEDEKKENEPFVVPTAGAFYMHDDRFRDNVGGRHRQMRGGRKLWESKDDRKWGHDKFEEMTLQGKHYKEGRRSSRGRYRARSKNAVQDHGYSTGSRSKAFGKNYNQNQAPKAVRGRGPKRYEPTMKNGCQASPVLNKPSWKPIEKTSQANSSRASTTATNADTVSIPSKKHIFASSLSSASPPFYPSGSSKKDISLTQRKDAQAGSVSRDLRPSVTDEKFSLFQSNSLRGKNVLDPLGMAKLYIDDSTTSASVKPLANMQMLPTGSSLVQVNAVQRIPAQGRAHSSVQAATQQLGQHPSIGSQAASPPKTAMSVSSYESGEVESSETSKPEGALVNKGKSNLQGAGRGSYLYGGAQIIGATGNMSISHGDQNFPAFLPVMQFGGQHSGGLSVPAVGMAFPGYVAQPQLGTRNSEMTWLPVLTGAAGALGPTYCPPYIAVGGAYNARPSGQTSSMGSSSKENISKKPNNEWKPSQRPELVSDELGQRQNNPTKQPRRYSEMSFSK